GGCTCCACCGATGGGCTGTGTCCTCACAGTCACGCCTCTTTCCACACCCAGCGGCCAGACCTGGGAAGGAGCACAGATCTAGGTCACCTCTGCTCTGGGTCGAGGGGAAGCTGACTTAATTTGCGACCTTGGCTTTTGAACCAGGTCACTGCAGAGGCCCAGCTGCAGACCATCAAGACCTGGTTTCATCTGTCCACACCTCTGGAGGGCAGTTCTCCACGGCAGCTGAGAGGGAACAGCTTCTGTCTGGAAGACAGTGAATTTGAATGACATGACTGTCTTGCCAGTGCCACTGTGTGTGAATTACCAGGAACAGCTATGACTAACAGTCGGCAACACTAGCTTTCTAGCTGCATTTTAGCTGCAGTGTTGTGGTTTCCACCCTTTGCTCTGAGATGCTCCCCGCCCTGCacctgagactggcctgcagttCTGGCGTCCAGTGCAGAGGCTGAGTGACCCCCAGGAGTGTGGCTGGTTCTGCGTCCCGTGTCCCTCCCGGGGGGGGCCAGCAGGCTGCACAGGAGGGTCCGCCAAGTCTCGCAATGACCAGCCATCCAGGAACGGACACAGTGGACACTGAGAAGTCACGTTGCAACGGCACAGAATAACCACCttgcattttaaacaatttattgcATAAAATAAGATGTGCATCTTGAGTATATTCCATGCTACAGTGAAATTAATCTACATCACTGAGGAAACCGCGCCACTGGAGGATGGGGGCGGCACCAGGCGTCGGGCCTTACAGTGAAACACGCAGCCTGAGAGCCCGCGAGGACGCAGCACCTCCTGTCCCTGGCGTCTCCAGGTGCTTTGTGACGCGTCACTGCTGTGCCGTGACTTCCTGATCAGCGTCGGTGGCGTGTGTTACACTCCTGCCTCGAACATCCTTTCGTGCATGGCTGTGGGGTCGAGGGCCTGAAATAATCCACAGGTGAAAAGACAGCACACAGAACTTCAGGTAAACTTCCTCATTATCTTAAACATAGTGCAGCTTTCAAAAACACAGCATCACAACACAAACTGACTCCCTGCATTCGTTTGACCTCTCCACTCTCTACCTGGCACACAAAACAGGaatttagaatcatttttaaagcCGAAGTTCCACAGTTTGGGGGAAAGCAAACTAGCAATTCTTCCCCACAGACTGTAATAACGCTTCCTCCGCATCTGGTTCATGGTACAACAGGCCATTCTGACGCCTTCCTGTCACGTCTGCTCTCAGTTAATCAGGCTGCCTCTGTGGGCTTTACTTCATGGTGTCGTCACAGCACCCCTTTCTCTGTTCCACGTGAGCAGCTCCCCTGAAAGACCGCTGTGCACGCTGCAGGACCGCATGTGCAACTGACCCCGTCGTGCCGGGCGGGGCAGCGCCTTCTGCCTCATCCTCACAAGGCTGTCGGGTCAGACAAGGTTCCCAGGCTTCCTGTCCATGCCCCCGCTGTGTGCGCTGCCGTGTGGGGGGAGGGCGAGAGAGGCGCCAGGGTCGGGGCCTGTCACCTCGCTGTAGGCCGGGGGCGGCCCCTCCATCCTCCCATTGCTGCTGCAGGTGCTGGCGCTGATGCCCGAGTGGCTGCTGGGCGGGCAGGGGCCCCCCCCATACACGGAGGCGTCCATCAGGTCACTGTCAAATATGGTCCGGTTGGGCGGGGCCCGCACAGACTCCCGGTTGAGTTCCAGCTGCTGCTCGGCGTCCCGCAGCTGCAAGGTGCAGGGCCCCTGGTAGGGAGGTGGCTCCTCCCCATCCGACAAGGAGATGGTGGGGGGCAGGTCAATCTCGTGCTGCACGTAGGGGTAGGTGGGCTGGAAGCGGCTGAACCGACCCCTCTGGAGAAAGGACGGGGCAGCCAGCGCGTCCGGGGACCGCGAGGTGCATATGACCTGCAAGCGAGAGAGAAGCGGCTGGGAGACGCTGTGCACAGGGACCAGCACCGACGCCTCGGGTCCGGAACCCACGCCTGGACTGTGTGCTCTCCTGTCGGAAACTCAGAAAGACCGTTCCAGAGAAAAAGCAGCCTTCTTACTCTTCGTGGCTTCATCACTCACCTCGCCAAGCCCAGGCTGGCTCAGCACCGGGTAAGTGGTTTACCTGAAGCGTGGGTGTGGGGGAGGCGCCCTGCTACGTGGGCCCCTCCTGCTGGTTCGTGGGGCGTAGGGAGGGGCTGCCCCCACGtgacctgcccctgccctgctcctcactcctctgcctgcagcgtAAGGACGGGTGGCCCCACAGCTCTGGCACCTGTCTCGGGGCCCGGGCTGCACAGGTGGGTCCTTGGAGCAGGTACAGGGCGCTGGGTTCACTTATGAATTTATGGAGCTTGCTGCCCCTATCAGTGACTTTCACATCTGGAACAAGTGACTTTCTGGGTTctaatttttccagtttcttctttctgaatAGAATTTTCCAATAATTTAGTACTGACATGCAAAATGTTTTCTATTCCAAAGTAAATATGATTatagactttttttccccaaaaaggatCCAGGCATTTGGTTTCCTACATAGTCTTCTATCTACTCCACCACCCAGGTTTCCTCCAGAGGAAGGACGTATATCCATCCGTCGGCATCTCTGACACCACAGATTTAACTTAAACTAAAAAACTGTCGTTTTTACAGTCATCCTATATTAGCCTGGGAGACAGAATAAATCATGCTGCAGTGCTGACAGACTCTCCCACACCCCGCACCTCATGAGCAGCCCGAGGCACCAGGTGAAGTTCAGGAGTCTTGACCTACTCTCTGGAAGGAGCCTTGGCACCGAGAGTCCCTGGGAGAGTCGAGGAAGACCCCGCCCCACCTTTCAAACCAAGTGAGGCTTGGTGTGAGGGTCACTCCCTTCCTGCTCGGGGCCCGCGGCTCCTGCCACCCACCTGCCCCCGTCCGACCCCTCACCTCCGAGGCGGGCAGAGGTCCAGAGCCGTCCAAAGGCCACAGGCGCCCTTCCTGGCGGGGGGACAAGACACCACAGGAAGACGTTAGTTTCACGCGCAGCACCAAAGCCAAGGGACCACACTCCTGTGACAAAAGGCACTTCACACCTGCACCCCCAGGGAGAACCGCAGCCACGGCGAGTCAGACAGTGCAGGCCTCCCCCCGGGAGCCCTGAGGCCAATCCACAGTCTATACACGTGTGTTTTGAAGCTCAGGTGTCACCGAGCTGTTCGGTCCACATCTGGACGCAGAGGGTCAGCCCTCGCGTGGGCATCCCCACCCACGTGTGTCACCTTCCAAACCGGGACTGTCCGTCCACATTGCGAACACGGAGCTTCTGAAACCTGAGAACCCTACAGCGTCTTCTCCAGATTGATTCTTCAGTACAAATGTTCACAAAGTGGGTGGAACCTGACATCTCgttttttcaaaaatgtctggCCAGACTAACAGGGTGACATGCAAACAGAAGGCGTGGCTGAGGGTCACTTCTGACACCGTGAACTTGTTGACAAAGCATTTCAATTTGTAACCCTTCCAAGCCCAAACTGCTGGCGACCAGCAGGGTCCACTGAGCTCCTGTGACTGTAATAAGAGACCTGGAGGAAGGGGCGCCTGTATTTTTGTACTCCCAGGATATGCACACATGACCTTGTGGCATCACTCGGCCTCCTGTGGCCTAAAGGTGCCCCTGGCAAACCTGGGAGGCCCAACAAGCCCCAGGTATTCCGAAGCGAAGGCCACCTCCCAGCTCGCCCGCGGCGGCCGCGGTCAGAGCAAGTCTGGGCTGAAGGTCTGACTCCACAGCCACACGAGGGCAACAGTGACAGAGCAACCCTGACCCTGTGTCCAGCCCCTGGCTGCTCCCGCGGTGAGGACGGCACAGACACCCCCCGACGCTTCTAAGACTCGCCGTTTCACCCTTGCTCTCTTCCCACCCTTCAGACCCGAGCTCAGTGTCCTCCTGCCTCCAGAGCCCACCGAGACCCGGCGACAACACACAGCATGGCGTCACCaagtgaggtgggagggaggggacccgGAGAGCATGGCACATTTCCTGACGATGGCAGTAACCATTCTCAGTGGCCGTGCTCAGAATAACCATTCTTGTAGGGAAATAAATTCCCCAGAAATGAGCAACTGGAAAAACTCACCAAATACACATCAATGTCCCTGATTCTAAATCCATTCATGCTTCCTGGTCCCCCTGCTGGCGATCTTGGCAGTGTCACCCCCTCCTGGTTTCCACCCTGACCTCTGGCCACTCTGCTCCAGGCTCTGCGTGGGGTTAAATGCTGGAGTCCTGCGGGGGGGAACCCCACCCTCCACGGCTGACAGGGCCATCTAGGGGACAGTCCCCGCTCTCACAGGTTCCAGTCCCTCCGTGGCACCACGCCTGCTGTTTCAGTAACACTTAACTCTCCCTGAAAACTGCCCCTTCCGCTGCGTCCCTGTCACAGAACGCCCGCCCCTCCGGCCTCAGCACCTGCCACACGGGAGACGTTACAGCCACCAGACTGCTGTGCAGAGAACCATGCCCAGAAGATGAGTGGGTCCAGAAGGCctggagccagccctgccccaggccacgCTGCCCTCCTGGTGAGGTGAGCTCCTCTGACCAAGACCTGCCCTGGGGCCACAGGCCCTCCAGCCTGCTCCCTCAAAGGCCCGCAGAGTCAGGTCAAGACGTGGTACCTCGTGCCGAGACCCTTGGGTTTCTTCGTCTCCAGACaccggggaggagggggccttGCGCACATCTGGCATTGCACCTCCTGACAGAACCAAGCTCCCCTCAGCAGGGGAAGCACCCCTAGTCTCGGCTGATGCCCATACTGTCATGTTGTGTTACATTCGGAGTAAGCCATGAGGCGAGGTGACAGCAGTTCACAGAATTCTGAGCAACAGGAACAACACTGCTGGCATTTTCACAGAAGCCCAAAAGCACCCTCAGCCGTGTCCTCGTCAGGTCGACAGCGCAGGGAAGGAAGCAGCCCCGCTGCCCGCAGGTCCACCCAGCCTAGTAAGTTTGAAATCAAGACGTGAGAAACTTCCAACTTTTCTCCACTGTTATTTTGGCCATGGGTGGGGGTCCCCTGTGACATCACAGGGATTTCAGGGTGGGCTTTTCCATTTCTGGGACTTTGACAGGACCGTACTGACACCCGAACAGCATCGAGTCTTCAGTCCGTGAGCACGACACAGCTTCCCTTTATTTGTGTCGAATTTCTTCCAGCCACATCACATAGTTCTCAGTGTGCAAGTcctccacctccttggttaaatttactcccACGTATTTCATTCTTCTTGATGCTGTTGTAAAATGGAagttttcttaatgtctttcCCGAGTGTTCACTGTTAGTGCAAAGAAACGCAACTGATTTGGGGGCTGACTGTCTGTCCTGTAACCTGACGTGGCTTCTTTCGTTaaatttttacactgaaatctgtttttataGGTCAGCTGCATATGGTTCAAGCTGAGTAAAGTGTGCTGTCCCTCTGCTCCTAGTAGATGGCCGGCCACCGCCTGGCTCACCGTCCAGCCGGCCGGGCTGCCTGGGAAGACAGACGTCAGTGACGTGTGCCAACATCTCTCAAGGCTGTGTCTGGAGTTCTTGGGCCCTTTATTGTCTTCCTGTTACTTGGCAGGCTCAGATAAGGAAAAGGAGTCCAGACAGTCTCAAAGCTCTGCAGCCACACAGACCAGGCCCCACAAACTGAGGCAGGGCGCCCTCAGAAACCCACTGCTCAGTATTTGCTTTTCCTGGGACTGAAGGCTGGGTCCATCGTTTTCTCTTCATCCAGACGGTGGCTTCCACCAAATGCAGGGCCGGTCcgtccctccccaggcccctccggACGGCATCTCAGGGACGCTGCGGTGATGCAGGCTGACCGGCCTCGGCCAACAGTCTCCCTCCATCCCGCCCTTGGCAGGAGAGGAGCTAGCCCAGGGCGTGTCCTTCCACACACCCTGCTGCAGGTGGCATGGGGCCGTGTGAGGAAGAAGGAGCTGGGGAGGCGCCCTGACGACAAAGCAAACCTTCCGAATCAGGGCAGGCTCGGCCCAAAGGAGCTGCTGGTCCTGCCCAGCATTTCCCAGAAGACTCCCTGAGAACCAGGGACGTACGGGGATCCTGAGATCCAGTCTTACTAACCTCAGTCTCGCCTCCCCCTTTGGCCAGAGTAGAAGCCCATTAGGAGAGGGCAGCTCATGCCAGGGAGTGGAGTCTCCTCAGCCAAATCAGAACGGCTGCATGTTCGGCTCCTTCCTCAAAGACAAACCCCAGTACTTTCCATCCTGACTGTCAGGTCTTCCATGAGAACATAACACAAATAACCTCGGCCCACAGTGTTAAACCAGGTCTCCTGGAGCTGATGGGTCAGATGACCGGCACTTCTCGGTATCAGTTTACAAGAAACCCCCTTCTTGCCAGCGTGGTCATGGAGACCTCACATCGTTCTAGAACAAATGGGCCAAAACGCCCCAGAAGTAGGGGGTCCCAGCAAGGCGCAGGCTGAGACCTCAGGATGCTTGCCCGCCGCAAGGCCAGCAGGGGGCATCCCGCACCCACAAGCTGCAAGCTAGCAGCGTGCGCTCCAGGGACGCCAGACCTGGGGCAAGTGAAGGGCTTTCGGGAGATCGCAGGTGCTCAGATAGCAGACACGGAACCATACGCCCGCAGCGGCCCACACCCCGTCTTCAGTCACCTCCCTCTAAGGGGTGCAGACCCGGACCCGCCGTGCTGCATCAGTCCGCGGGGCTCCCCGCGCCCAGACCCTCTGAGCCCTCGAGAAGAGGCTGGTTGGGATGCTGAGGGAGGGCCCCCTGGAAGGCTGCAGTCGCACCCCTCCCCACATGCACAGGTGGCCCCCAGGAGTTGGGGGAAATGCCAGCCAGCACTAGTCGGGTGGACACTGCTACCCGGGAGGCTGGGGATCGCGTGGTCATGTTGGTCCACGTCCAGTTGCCAGGGGAGCTGTTCCCAAGGCAGGGTCCCTGACCAAGACCCCGGGTGGTGCGCATTCCCTGTGGCCCCTCCGCCCCTCCTTCCAGTTGCTAGCCACGTTCTCTTCCCTCTGCAGACGAAGCCAGACCAGCCGTCACCCACAGGTGTCAACAGAGCCCGGCACCTGCCGAGGTCAGGGCCTCCTGACTTGGGGTCAGAACCCTTGTTCATCGTGGGGTCTGCCCTGCACACTGGTGGATGTGCAGAGCATCCCTGCAGCCCCTGACCCATGCCCTGAGCTGTGACAGCCAATCCATCTCTCAACACTGTCAAACTTCTGGGTGGGGACCACGAGCCCGATGATCAGACAGCTCTCCCAGAGCTGGGGTAAGAGTGGCGGCATCTCCTAGACCTTGTGCGGGAGATGCAGATAGTTGGGGGCAGGAAGCACGCTCCCCGACACATGCTCTCTGGGCCTGCACCCGcatccaggaggaggaggaccagacGGGAGGTGGAGGGACAGCCTGGGCCTGAGCCGCCTGGTCACGCATGAACATGGGCCTCCAGTGCAGGAACATCACTAAGCAGTACCCACGCCCCCCTTCTCAGGAGGAAAACCCGCGCCTTGAGAAGCCCAGCCCACCGGTGCCACGCAGAGGAAGAGCAGTGGAGTCAAAGGAACCAACCTGCTGGCGCGTGGCCCGAGCTCTGCCTAATAAGCACAGGACGGGCTCCCTCGGGCAGACCTGCAAGTGTCTGGTGACAATGCCCGGCGACGCAGGTGGGGCCTCTCAGACGTGCCCTGTGGTGTATGGCCTGGAAAGAGCCTTTGGGAAGTCACGATTTCCAAAAAGGGAGGCTGGCgctcagcagccccaggagagggTGGGCGCGGGCCAGCGGCGGCCCCTGGGCCCACCTCCAAACCCAGCAGGAGACTCCATCTGTGTTTCCGCCCTGTGGCCTGCCGGCCTGCCCACCCTCCCGCCCGGTCTCTGCTCTCAGGGCGCCTCAGCCAGCACAGACGGTGTGGACAGGACACGTCAGTATGCGCAGGAGCCTGACTCTCAGCCGGGTGTCGGGCTGGTGCTGCTGTCGCACTAGCTCTCCGTCCTGTCTAAATCTGGGAGGATTCCAAGTACACCGGCCTCTGTGCCCCGGCTCCACATCCACGGGTTCTACACCAGCCCTGCAAGTTCCAGCCACCAACCACGTGGCACTTAAAACCGCTGATGCATGGTGCACATCACACTGGGCATGTAACCTAGAGACGCAGGTCCCATGCACACCCCACCGTTTCATATGGGGACTTGAGCACCTCTGGTTTTCTCATCCGTGGGGGTGCCGGATCAGCGCCCTGGACCCTGCGGGCAATGGCACCTTGTGTTCAGACCCTGACAAGAGTGAGATCCTCCTGTGGGCAGAGAGTTGCCCTTATTCACCCCGGGGCTCGGGGTCTGGACCTCGGGGACCCATGCTGCTGGGGTGACAGAGGACCCACAGAGAGAGACTGTCACCGTGTGAGGGAAGCCGcagtcccagggctggaggggcttGGGGCTAGCAGCCCAACCAGGAACCTGGGACGAGGAAGGGGACAGCAGAGGACGAGAGCAGGCCtgacctgcagccccagggcactAGCTCACCGCTGTGGTTTGAGGGGAGGCACACAGCAGCCCCCCATCTGTCCTGGGCGGCCAGGTGTGCGCAGAGCAAGCCTCagctccagccctgggccagcaggCCTGAGGACTCCGAGCAGCTCTGTCCCCCAAAGGATCCcaggggccctgggcctggcagcctGGCCACCATTCCCGCCAGGCTGGCTGCATCCCATACTCACGATGGCCCCTCAAGCCAGTCGCCAGGCAGCCCTAGGCTCCATACGCTCCTATGGTCACCACGGGAGCCAAGGACCTGTAACTGTGGCCGGAACCCCAGACTGGAAAGCCGGCTTGGAACACAAGCCCCTGGTGGCCCCTGGTCTCTGAGGTGCAGGTCACAGAGCACTGTGGCCGAATGTCAATGTTTCAC
The nucleotide sequence above comes from Camelus ferus isolate YT-003-E chromosome 24, BCGSAC_Cfer_1.0, whole genome shotgun sequence. Encoded proteins:
- the LDLRAD4 gene encoding low-density lipoprotein receptor class A domain-containing protein 4 isoform X6, which gives rise to MLRWRSPEALGRSLCRDSGESECGSARAACRRLAFRPHTRSQLELAQVVVIVVVVTVMVVVIICLLSHYRVSTRSFIHRPSRGRRPGDGLQPEGRLWPLDGSGPLPASEVICTSRSPDALAAPSFLQRGRFSRFQPTYPYVQHEIDLPPTISLSDGEEPPPYQGPCTLQLRDAEQQLELNRESVRAPPNRTIFDSDLMDASVYGGGPCPPSSHSGISASTCSSNGRMEGPPPAYSEVTGPDPGASLALPPHGSAHSGGMDRKPGNLV
- the LDLRAD4 gene encoding low-density lipoprotein receptor class A domain-containing protein 4 isoform X2; its protein translation is MQEAGFPATHAFTECKFTCTSGRCLYLGSLVCNQQNDCGDNSDEENCLLVTEHPPPGIFSWAPWTVAGRWRWEKPRHHHCPGRAAARLLSPGLVVRRALLSLETAPRELELAQVVVIVVVVTVMVVVIICLLSHYRVSTRSFIHRPSRGRRPGDGLQPVICTSRSPDALAAPSFLQRGRFSRFQPTYPYVQHEIDLPPTISLSDGEEPPPYQGPCTLQLRDAEQQLELNRESVRAPPNRTIFDSDLMDASVYGGGPCPPSSHSGISASTCSSNGRMEGPPPAYSEVTGPDPGASLALPPHGSAHSGGMDRKPGNLV
- the LDLRAD4 gene encoding low-density lipoprotein receptor class A domain-containing protein 4 isoform X5, whose product is MQEAGFPATHAFTECKFTCTSGRCLYLGSLVCNQQNDCGDNSDEENCLLVTEHPPPGIFSSQLELAQVVVIVVVVTVMVVVIICLLSHYRVSTRSFIHRPSRGRRPGDGLQPVICTSRSPDALAAPSFLQRGRFSRFQPTYPYVQHEIDLPPTISLSDGEEPPPYQGPCTLQLRDAEQQLELNRESVRAPPNRTIFDSDLMDASVYGGGPCPPSSHSGISASTCSSNGRMEGPPPAYSEVTGPDPGASLALPPHGSAHSGGMDRKPGNLV
- the LDLRAD4 gene encoding low-density lipoprotein receptor class A domain-containing protein 4 isoform X4; its protein translation is MQEAGFPATHAFTECKFTCTSGRCLYLGSLVCNQQNDCGDNSDEENCLLVTEHPPPGIFSSQLELAQVVVIVVVVTVMVVVIICLLSHYRVSTRSFIHRPSRGRRPGDGLQPEGRLWPLDGSGPLPASEVICTSRSPDALAAPSFLQRGRFSRFQPTYPYVQHEIDLPPTISLSDGEEPPPYQGPCTLQLRDAEQQLELNRESVRAPPNRTIFDSDLMDASVYGGGPCPPSSHSGISASTCSSNGRMEGPPPAYSEVTGPDPGASLALPPHGSAHSGGMDRKPGNLV
- the LDLRAD4 gene encoding low-density lipoprotein receptor class A domain-containing protein 4 isoform X3, with protein sequence MQEAGFPATHAFTECKFTCTSGRCLYLGSLVCNQQNDCGDNSDEENCLLVTEHPPPGIFSWLRGPCVEVLHTTELELAQVVVIVVVVTVMVVVIICLLSHYRVSTRSFIHRPSRGRRPGDGLQPEGRLWPLDGSGPLPASEVICTSRSPDALAAPSFLQRGRFSRFQPTYPYVQHEIDLPPTISLSDGEEPPPYQGPCTLQLRDAEQQLELNRESVRAPPNRTIFDSDLMDASVYGGGPCPPSSHSGISASTCSSNGRMEGPPPAYSEVTGPDPGASLALPPHGSAHSGGMDRKPGNLV
- the LDLRAD4 gene encoding low-density lipoprotein receptor class A domain-containing protein 4 isoform X7: MQEAGFPATHAFTAQLELAQVVVIVVVVTVMVVVIICLLSHYRVSTRSFIHRPSRGRRPGDGLQPEGRLWPLDGSGPLPASEVICTSRSPDALAAPSFLQRGRFSRFQPTYPYVQHEIDLPPTISLSDGEEPPPYQGPCTLQLRDAEQQLELNRESVRAPPNRTIFDSDLMDASVYGGGPCPPSSHSGISASTCSSNGRMEGPPPAYSEVTGPDPGASLALPPHGSAHSGGMDRKPGNLV